Genomic window (Streptomyces sp. NBC_01431):
CTGATGTTCGCCGAACCGACCGGCCGACACCGTGGTCACCTTCGACGTCCCGCACGCGCAGACCGCCCGCGCCCCCTCCCCGACGGAGGGCGAGGCCACCCACCACGCCGTGACCACGGAGAATCAGCCACCGCTGGACCGACTCCCGAAGGCCGCGCGAAATCCGCGGCAGTACAGCCCACCAGCGGCACCCTGCGCGGCGACGTGGTCGCGCCTCCCCGACGGCCTCGACGGGCCGCGCGCCCTGGAGCGGCCCGTGTCATGGCGGCGCTTCCCGCAACACGCCTTCGATAGTACGGTCGCCCGCATCACCTACGGCTGCCGGAGGATTCCGCATGTCCGCGCGCTATTTCGAGGACTGCGCACCCGGCCACGGCAGGGCCGCGCCGCGTGCAGCCCTGGACTCCGACGCGCCCAGGGTCGACCTCAACGGGGACTGGGCGTTCCGGTTCTCGCCCGTCCTGCGCCCGGAACCGGACGGCTTCGAAGCCCCGGACTTCGACGACAGCTCCTGGGATGCCCTTCACGTCCCCTCGCACTGGCAACTGCACGGCCACGGCCGGCCCATCTACGTCAACATCGCCTACCCCATACCGCTCGACCCGCCCTTCGTCCCGGACGAGAACGAGACCGGGGACTACCGCCGGACCTTCGACCTGCCCGCCACCTGGGCGGGCACTCCGGCCGTGCTTCGCACGAGGCCTACGTGGCCACCGGCAGCGAGCGGGTCCGGGTGCGGGTCGGGTTCCGCAGCGTGGCCGTCGACGAGACCGGGGTGCTCCGGGTCAACGGTCGCCGGGTGGTGCTGCGCGGCGTGAACCGGCACGAGTTCGATCCCGATCACGGCCGTGCCGTATCCCTCGAAGTCATGCGCCGCGACGTGGAGTTGATGAAGCGGCACAACATTAACGCCGTGCGCACCGCGCACTACCCGCCGCATCCCGCGTTCCTCGACCTGTGCGACGAACTCGGCCTGTGGGTCATGGTCGAGTGCGACCTTGAGACCCACGGCTTCGAGTCCGCCGATCCCGAGCGCTGGCAGCGCAACCGTGACGTGCCTGCGTCGGGATGCTTCTCGAACATCGCGTACCTCCGCAGTTCAGCCCGTCGTGTCCCTACTGCGGACCGGTGAGTTCGGCGCTGATGTGGTGGGCCCACGTGCGGATCCGCTCGGGTTCGCGGTAGTCGCCCGCCTTGCCCGCGCGGGCCAGCATCTTGGCGGCGAGGCCGGGCGTGTTCTCCGTGATGCTGCCGCCGAAGGTGACGTGCTGGCGTGCGCCCAGTCGCTCCATCTGTTGCGCGACCGCCCGTACCGGCGCAATGTCGCGCTCCTCCGCGGAGTGATCCAGGGGACCACTGCTGAACAGCCAGACCGGCCGGTGCTGCAGATAATGGGCGTTGCGTTCGGCGCAGCGCTTGGCCTTGCGGCTCCAGTGTCCGGCGTACAGGGCTCCGCCCAGCACCACGGCGTCGTAGCCACGCACGTCGTCCACGTCGTCGGCCGGGACGACGACCGCGTCGAGGCCGTCCTCGCGAAGGGTCGCGCCGATCTGCGCGGCGATGCCGGCGGTGGCTCCGTGCTTGGTGCCGTAGGCGACCAGTACCCGCTTCGAGGCCATGGCGATTCTCCGATTCTGTCTGCCTTGCCACGCGGCTCCGGCGTCGTATCCCGGAGGTCATCGGTCCGGCGCGGCTCCCGGCGCTGCGTCTGGCTTCCACGATCCCGCCGGGCGACGCCCGGCCCGCAGTGCCGAGGGGGCAGGAGCAGGGGGCCGAGTGGGCCCCGCCGGAGGACCCGGTCGGCCCCCGACGGGGTTGCCGTGCGCCCTGGCCCGGCCGCCGCCCGTGAATCAGCGTCCCTGCCCGCCTGCCCTCGTCTTCCGCACGCCGTACAGGCCGGCACCGAGTGCGAGGACGATGGCGCCCCAAACCACGGCGGTCGGCGGAAGGGCGAACGCGAGGGCGGCGCATCCCGTCAGGCCGATCACGGGGATGAGCAAGGGCGGGCGCCCTTCGTCGGGGGCGAGGGTCCACGCCGCCACATTGGCGACGGCGTAGTAGGCCAGCACTCCGAAGGAGGAGAAGCCGATCGCACCGCGGACATCGGTTACGGCGGCCAGAACCACGACCACGCCGCCGACGGCCAGTTCGGCGCGGTGGGGCACCTGGAAGCGGGGATGGACCGCGGCCAGAACGTGCGGGAGGTGACGGTCGCGGGCCATGGCGTAGGCGGTGCGTGAGACACCGAGGATCAGGGCGAGGAGCGAGCCCAGCGCTGCGAGCGCCGCTCCGGCCCGCACAGCGGGAACCAGCCCCGCGACACCGGCGGCACGCACCGCCGCGGCGAGCGGCGCGGCGGTCCCGGCGAGACGGTTCGGTCCCAGCACCGCGAGCACACCTACAGCCACGGTGGCGTATACGGCGAGGGTGATGGCGAGCGCGAGGGGGATCGCGCGGGGGATGGTGCGGGCCGGGTCCCGGACCTCTTCGCCGAGTGTGGCGATCCGGGCGTAGCCGGCGAAGGCGAAGAACAGCAGGCCGGCTGCCTGGAGCGTCCCGCCCGCCGTCACGTCCGTGCCGATGCCGAGGTGCACCGCCAGGGCGCTGTCACTGGTCAGGCAGGCGGTCACCACGGCCGCGAGGACCGCCAGGACGATCACCACGACGACACGAGTGAGCCACGCGGACTTCTGGACGCCGGTGTAGTTGAGCGCGGTCAGCGCCACCACGGCCCCGACGGCAATCGCGTGGGTCTGGCCCGGCCACACATAGCTGCCGACGGTCAGGGCCATCGCAGCGCAGGACGCGGTCTTGCCCACCACGAACGCCCATCCGGCGAGATATCCCCAGAAGGCGCCCAGCCGCTCGCGGCCGTAGACATACGTGCCGCCGGACATGGGATACCGGGCGGCGAGCCGGGCCGACGACGTCGCGTTGCAGTACGCCACTACGGCGGCCAGTGCCAGTGCGGGCAGGAGCCCGGAACCGGCGGCGCCGGCCGCCGGACCCAGCGCGGCGAAGATCCCGGCGCCGATCATCGAGCCCAGCCCGATCATCACCGCGTCGTTCAACCCCAAACGGCGCTGCAACTCGCTCGCGCCCGCCGGGCCTTCGTCCGTGCCCATCTCTCGTCCCTCCGCCATCCCCGCCGCCGAATCCGGCGCAGGGTAGCGAACGAAGGTGTCGGGCAAGGGCAGCCGTAGCGCTACCTACCCGCATGTAACCCGCCGCCCTCCCCTTGTCGGACGGGCGCGGGAAGGGGCAGCGCGAACCACACGGCCTTGCCTTCCTGGGTGGGGACGGTTCCCCACGATGTGGCCAGTTGATCGAGGAGCGCCAGCCCCCGGCCGGACTCCTCGTCGAGGGCCGCCGTCCTCGCCTGGGGCAGGACCGGACTGCCGTCGCTCACCTCGACGTTGAGTTCGTCCCTGGCGCGCCGCAGCCTCAGCCGCAGTGGCTCGCAGGCGTGGCGGACCGAGTTGGAGAGCAGTTCGGAGGCGAGCAGGCAGGCGGTGTCGATCAGGTCCTCGCAGTTCCAGGCTTCCAGGGTGCGGCGCAGGAAGCGACGCCCCTCGCCCACGCTGACCGGTTGTGCCGGCAGGCAGGCGGAGACGGCGGTCGGCGGCGCGGAAGGGATGCGGACGAGCAACAGGGTCACGTCGTCCGCGTAGTCCTGGGGACCGGGCAGCAGGGAGGCGAGTACGGAGTCGGCGGCCTGTTCCAGGCATGGGGCGTCGGCGATGGATTTTTCCAGCGCGACGGTGAGGGCGTCGATCTGCGCTCCGATGTCGCTGGTGGGGGTCTCCACCAGGCCGTCGGTGTAGAGCGCCAGAACCGAGGCCGGGGGCACCGTCAGCCGGGTCTCCTGGTGCGGCACCTCGCCGACGCCCAGGGGAACACTGACGGGAACGGGCAGTCTGCGGACCTGCCCGGTGGGTTCGGCGAGCAGCACGGGAAGGTGACCGGCCGAGCACACCGTCAGGGTGCTCTCGTCCGGGTCCAGGATCAGGTAGCAGCAGGTGACGAGTTGGTCGGGCAGCTCGCTGACGACGGCGTCGAGGGCGCGCATCAGCTGCCAGGGCGGCATGCCGGTCTTGGCCAGGGCATGGGAGGCGGAGCGCAGCTGTCCCATGACGGCCGCCGCCTCCAGGCCGCGGCCCATGACGTCGCCGATCAGTACCCCGACGCGGCCACCGCCCAGGGCGATCAGGTCGAACCAGTCGCCGCCCACGCCCAGGCCCTGGCGGGCGGGGAAGTAGCGGCTGGAGGTGTCGATGCCGGGGAGGGCGGCCGGTGAGCCCATCAGGCTCCGTTGCAGGGTCAGGGCGACGTGACGCTGCTGCTCGTACAACTCGGCCAGTTGGGCCTCGGCCTTCTTGCGCTCGCTGACGTCGCGAATGGCCGCGGACACCAGAGTCCCCTCCGGGGTCTCCAGTGGGCTGAGGCTGATCTCGACCGGGAACTCGACCCCGTCCCGGCGTACCCCGTAGAGGTCGAGGCCGGCGCCCATGGGGCGAACACGCCGGTTGTCGACATAGCCGTGGCGGTGGGTGGGGTGGTGGTGGTGGAACCGCTGCGGGACCAGTATCTCGACCTGGCGTCCCAGGAGTTCTTCGCGCTGATGGCCGAACAGGGCCTCGGTCTGCGCGTTGACCAGTTGAATGGTGCCGGCGTCGTCGACGATCACGATGGCGTCCGGTGCGGCTTCCAGCAGGGCCCGGAAGCGTGCCTCGGCGGCCTTGCGTTCGCTCACGTCGCGCACCGCGGCGGAGATCAGGAGTCCGTCGGGGGTCTGTAGCGGGCTGATGCTGATTTCGACCGGGAACTCCGCCCCGTCGCGGCGCAGTCCGTACAGTTCCAGGTCGGCGCCCATGGGACGGACTTGCTGGTTGGCGGAGTAGCCCATGCGGTGGCCAGGATGCTGGGCCCGGAACCGTTGCGGCACCAGGATCTCGATCGGGCGGCCGAGCAACTCGTTGCGCGGGTAGCCGAACAGTGTCTCCGTCTGCGCGTTGACCAGACGGATCACGCCGGCGTCGTCCACGATCACCATCGCGTCCGGGGCCGCCTCCAGTAGCGCTCGGAAAGGCTCCTCGGTCACGGAGATCATGCGTGACGGTGCTTGCTCAGGGCCCGGTTGCATGGCGCATTTCAGCATCCATCGGGTGCCGCGCGAGGGCGTTGTCGCGAAGTTTCCGGTTCTGACACAACTCTGCCGTGATGGGTGGGCGCCACACGTATGCGAGCCGCCTGCGCCACCGGGTCCGTCCAGCCGCGAAAGTGGACCGGTCGGCCCTCCCCCCACGCGCCTGTCACGCCGGAGACTCGGAGCAGGAACAACGGAGGAGGCCACCATGAGCGCCCTGTCCCGGACCCGCATGACAGCCACCCTGTCGACGGATCACCGCACGCGCCTGATGGAGCTTGCCCGCGAAGTCGACTTTCCCGCCGGGACGCGCCTGTTCAACGAGGGGGGCCGGGCCGACCGGTTCTGGATCGTGCGGTCGGGCATCGTCGCACTGGACGTCCACGTGCCTGGCCGACAGGCGACCGTGGTGGACCGCCTCGGTCGCGATGAACTCGTCGGCTGGTCCTGGCTGTTCCCGCCCCACCAGTGGCATCTGGGTGCGGGTGCGGAGACCCTCCTGCGCACCCACGAGTTCGACGCGGCGGCGGTTCGCCTGCTGATGGACGCCGACCCCGCCTTCAGCGCCGATGTCAATCACTGGGTGGGGCAGGTCCTCGCCCGTCGGCTCACCTCCGCGAGGGTCCGGCTGCTCGACCGGTTCGCCCCCTATGGAAGCGGCAAGACTCTGTGACGCTTGCCGACGGGCCCGATGCACGAGGAGTCAGCGATGCCCGCATCCCAGTACACCGTCAGTGATGTCATGACCCACACGGCCGTGGCCGTGGGCCGCAGGGCTTCCTACAAGGAGATCGTCGAGGTGATGAACCAGTGGAAGGTCAGCGCCCTGCCGGTCCTGGAGGGCGAGGGTCGTGTCGTCGGCGTGGTGTCGGAAGCAGACCTGCTGGTCAAGGAGCAGTTTCGGGGTGCGGACCCGGCGCCGCTGGACCGGGCCGGGGAGACCGTCAAGGCCGCTGCCGTCCTGGCCGAGGACCTCATGTCAACCCCGGCCGTCACCGTGCATCCGGCCGCCACGGTGTCCGAGGCCGCCCGCATCATGGCGCGCAAGGGCGTGAAGCGGCTTCCCGTGGTCAATGACGTGGGAATGCTGGAAGGCGTGGTCAGCCGCGGTGACCTCCTGAAGGTGTTCCTGCGGCCGGACGCCGAGATCGAGCACGAGGTCCGGGGCGCGGTCCTCGGCGAGCTGACGCTCCCCGTACACGTCGATTGCTCGGTCGAGGATGGCGTGGTCACCCTTGGCATCGGCCGCCGCGGCGACCGTGCGCTCGTGCCCCTGCTGGCGCGGGCCGTCCTCGCTGTGGAAGGCGTCGTCGACGTACGCATGCGTACGGAGGGCGAGGAGGTTTCCGGCGGTGCAACCGCCTGAGACCGCCCTGCGCCGCTCGTCCCCTCACGGTCGCTCGGCAGGTGTTTTCCGCCCGGTGCTGGGACAATGCTGCTGAGGCTTGAGCCAACGCCAGGGGCAGGGATGTCCGAGACACCAGAAGGATCACCGCAACCACTAGTCCGGGTGTTCATCCTCGACGACCACGAGGTCGTCCGACGGGGACTGCACGACCTCCTGGACGCGGAGCCCGGGATCGAGGTGGTCGGCGAGGCGTCGACAGCCGAGCAGGCACTGGCCCGGGGGCCCGCCCTGCGGCCGGATGTGGCGGTGCTCGATGTCCGGCTTCCCGACGGTGACGGCATCACGGTGTGCCGCGAGCTGCGGTCACGCATGCCGGAGCTGGCCTGTCTGATGCTCACGTCCTTCGACGACGAGGACGCTCTTCTCGACGCGATCATGGCGGGGGCGGCGGGGTATGTGCTGAAGCAGATCAAGGGGGCCGATCTGGTCTCCGCCGTCCGTACGGTGGCGACAGGCCAGTCCATGCTCGATCCCGCCACGACGGCCCGGCTCATGCACTCCCTGCGGGACACCGAGGAGGACAAGCCGCCCGAGGACGTACGGCTGGCCGCACTGTCCGAGCGGGAACTCTCCGTCCTCGAACTCATTGGTGAGGGGCTCACCAATCGACAGATCGCGGGACGGCTCTATCTGTCCGAGAAGACCGTCAAGAACCACATTTCCCGGCTGCTTTCCAAGCTGGGCGTCGACCGTCGAGTTCAGGCGGCTGTGATCGCGGCCCAGGTGGCCGAGCACGACGAGCCTCGCCATTGAGCCCGATCGGGCCCCAACGACGGCCCTGTTGCAGGCTGTTGCCCCGGGCCGGTCGCCCCCGATCACACCCCAGCCCCGTATGCGGCTTCCGCCAGGACGACACCGGGCTCGCTCAGCCGGCCGGACGGTGGGCCTGGTCCACCGCCCAGGCGAGAGCCGCCCGGCCGGTGAAGAACGGGTCGATGCCGACAGCGAGGTACGCCCCTCCGCGATGTCCGTCACGGCGTACTCCGGTGCCCCGCGTCTCGCCGGGGTATGAGCTCCACCGGGCAGTGTGCATGGTGGATGAGACTGTGCGTCGCCCGCCCGAGGTTGGGGCCGATGTGCCCGGGAGACCGTTTGCCTCCCATCACCAGAAGATCGGCGTGGTTCGATGCTTCCACGAGGACGGCCGCCACCGAGGGGCTCGATTCGGCATCGACGCGCAGGGAGAGATCGGGGAACTCCTCCCGGATCAGGTCGGCCACCACGACGACGCTGCCCATGCGGCCCGGGGCCGGCTCGTTCACGTCGTCGAGCATGGCCGCGACATCACCGACCGGATGCAGAACGTTCCCGATGTGGAGGATGCGCAGCTCCGACTTACGGGCTGCGGCTTCGCGAGCGGCGTGCCGCGCACAGACGAGGTCGTGTTCGTCCCGCACGCCCACCAGCACCGGCCCCGCCCCGGCCGTCTCCGTGGCACCTCGCACCACGATCACGGCCGTCCTCGCACCAGCCGCGACCTTCAGTCCGACCGATCCCAGCAGCAGGGAGTTGAATCCGCCGAGGCCCCGGTTGCCGACCACGATGATGCCGTCGTCGGAAGCCGCACCGTGCAGGGTGGGGACGGGCCCCCTGCGGCTGAGCTGCGTGGTGACGGCCAGGCCGGGGCAGCGCTCGCTCACGGCCGCAGCCGTGTCATCGAGCAGTTCACGGCCCTCGGCGCAGAAACGGCGGACCTCGTTCTCCATGATGAAGGCTTCCCGGCCGTCGGTGTCCGTCGCGTGGACGAGGTGCAGGGGACGTGCGAGCCGCACAGCCTCGTCCGCTGCCCAGAGCGCCGCCGCGAAGGCGTGATCGGAGCCGTCGACCCCTACGACGACCGGGCCGGATCGCACTTCACCCGTGATGCTGTCGTTCATGGCCTTCTCCTCATCGAGTGCCGACCGCCGGTCAGCTCAACGCTGGCATCCGCGGACGTCTCGGAAAGAGGGCCGCAAGGGGCTGGCCCGGGACCAAAGGTCCCTG
Coding sequences:
- a CDS encoding APC family permease, with the protein product MGTDEGPAGASELQRRLGLNDAVMIGLGSMIGAGIFAALGPAAGAAGSGLLPALALAAVVAYCNATSSARLAARYPMSGGTYVYGRERLGAFWGYLAGWAFVVGKTASCAAMALTVGSYVWPGQTHAIAVGAVVALTALNYTGVQKSAWLTRVVVVIVLAVLAAVVTACLTSDSALAVHLGIGTDVTAGGTLQAAGLLFFAFAGYARIATLGEEVRDPARTIPRAIPLALAITLAVYATVAVGVLAVLGPNRLAGTAAPLAAAVRAAGVAGLVPAVRAGAALAALGSLLALILGVSRTAYAMARDRHLPHVLAAVHPRFQVPHRAELAVGGVVVVLAAVTDVRGAIGFSSFGVLAYYAVANVAAWTLAPDEGRPPLLIPVIGLTGCAALAFALPPTAVVWGAIVLALGAGLYGVRKTRAGGQGR
- a CDS encoding PAS domain S-box protein → MISVTEEPFRALLEAAPDAMVIVDDAGVIRLVNAQTETLFGYPRNELLGRPIEILVPQRFRAQHPGHRMGYSANQQVRPMGADLELYGLRRDGAEFPVEISISPLQTPDGLLISAAVRDVSERKAAEARFRALLEAAPDAIVIVDDAGTIQLVNAQTEALFGHQREELLGRQVEILVPQRFHHHHPTHRHGYVDNRRVRPMGAGLDLYGVRRDGVEFPVEISLSPLETPEGTLVSAAIRDVSERKKAEAQLAELYEQQRHVALTLQRSLMGSPAALPGIDTSSRYFPARQGLGVGGDWFDLIALGGGRVGVLIGDVMGRGLEAAAVMGQLRSASHALAKTGMPPWQLMRALDAVVSELPDQLVTCCYLILDPDESTLTVCSAGHLPVLLAEPTGQVRRLPVPVSVPLGVGEVPHQETRLTVPPASVLALYTDGLVETPTSDIGAQIDALTVALEKSIADAPCLEQAADSVLASLLPGPQDYADDVTLLLVRIPSAPPTAVSACLPAQPVSVGEGRRFLRRTLEAWNCEDLIDTACLLASELLSNSVRHACEPLRLRLRRARDELNVEVSDGSPVLPQARTAALDEESGRGLALLDQLATSWGTVPTQEGKAVWFALPLPAPVRQGEGGGLHAGR
- a CDS encoding cyclic nucleotide-binding domain-containing protein; translated protein: MSALSRTRMTATLSTDHRTRLMELAREVDFPAGTRLFNEGGRADRFWIVRSGIVALDVHVPGRQATVVDRLGRDELVGWSWLFPPHQWHLGAGAETLLRTHEFDAAAVRLLMDADPAFSADVNHWVGQVLARRLTSARVRLLDRFAPYGSGKTL
- a CDS encoding flavodoxin domain-containing protein is translated as MASKRVLVAYGTKHGATAGIAAQIGATLREDGLDAVVVPADDVDDVRGYDAVVLGGALYAGHWSRKAKRCAERNAHYLQHRPVWLFSSGPLDHSAEERDIAPVRAVAQQMERLGARQHVTFGGSITENTPGLAAKMLARAGKAGDYREPERIRTWAHHISAELTGPQ
- a CDS encoding universal stress protein, which translates into the protein MNDSITGEVRSGPVVVGVDGSDHAFAAALWAADEAVRLARPLHLVHATDTDGREAFIMENEVRRFCAEGRELLDDTAAAVSERCPGLAVTTQLSRRGPVPTLHGAASDDGIIVVGNRGLGGFNSLLLGSVGLKVAAGARTAVIVVRGATETAGAGPVLVGVRDEHDLVCARHAAREAAARKSELRILHIGNVLHPVGDVAAMLDDVNEPAPGRMGSVVVVADLIREEFPDLSLRVDAESSPSVAAVLVEASNHADLLVMGGKRSPGHIGPNLGRATHSLIHHAHCPVELIPRRDAGHRSTP
- a CDS encoding response regulator transcription factor; translation: MSETPEGSPQPLVRVFILDDHEVVRRGLHDLLDAEPGIEVVGEASTAEQALARGPALRPDVAVLDVRLPDGDGITVCRELRSRMPELACLMLTSFDDEDALLDAIMAGAAGYVLKQIKGADLVSAVRTVATGQSMLDPATTARLMHSLRDTEEDKPPEDVRLAALSERELSVLELIGEGLTNRQIAGRLYLSEKTVKNHISRLLSKLGVDRRVQAAVIAAQVAEHDEPRH
- a CDS encoding CBS domain-containing protein, with the translated sequence MPASQYTVSDVMTHTAVAVGRRASYKEIVEVMNQWKVSALPVLEGEGRVVGVVSEADLLVKEQFRGADPAPLDRAGETVKAAAVLAEDLMSTPAVTVHPAATVSEAARIMARKGVKRLPVVNDVGMLEGVVSRGDLLKVFLRPDAEIEHEVRGAVLGELTLPVHVDCSVEDGVVTLGIGRRGDRALVPLLARAVLAVEGVVDVRMRTEGEEVSGGATA